A region of Dioscorea cayenensis subsp. rotundata cultivar TDr96_F1 chromosome 5, TDr96_F1_v2_PseudoChromosome.rev07_lg8_w22 25.fasta, whole genome shotgun sequence DNA encodes the following proteins:
- the LOC120261509 gene encoding LOW QUALITY PROTEIN: zinc finger CCCH domain-containing protein 37 (The sequence of the model RefSeq protein was modified relative to this genomic sequence to represent the inferred CDS: deleted 1 base in 1 codon; substituted 1 base at 1 genomic stop codon), which produces MAYNYGSSYAGTGSASGLSSYSSRHSGAQDPYIPQSATISSSRYHASDSDASKYSSSVYVPQSSSDIAAAVKVAASAQASWGDKLGSASVVDPSSVKRLSETLYHQTLLGTHNSIGQSEALYSANSLIKRPRLETGSILPIYPQRPGEKDCAYYMLTRTCKFGDTCKFDHPLWVPEGGIPDWKEIPVCHTNEPLPERPGEADCPYYLKTQRCKYGFSCKFNHPKDKANASSVEXCDNSVLPERPSEAICAFYAKTGTCNFGATCKFHHPKDIQIPLTGHVNGHTGYGELALMYNRASVPALMHNTKGLPIRPGESDCPFYIKTGSCKYGAACRFNHPERNFAFGSAMFPSAATSLPFGILNSAANIMQTIDPRLTQATLSMAIYPQRPGQIECDFYMKTGHCKFGDRCKYDHPLDRSGSISAANQAGQLNVKLTLAGLPRREGSTVCAYYMKTGTCKFGPTCKYDHPPPGEAVAKATVHGNQQEEMENTGEEKTAVV; this is translated from the exons ATGGCCTACAACTACGGCTCGAGCTACGCCGGCACCGGCTCTGCATCAGGGCTTTCGTCCTACTCCTCTCGCCACTCCGGCGCTCAAGACCCATACATCCCCCAATCAgccaccatctcctcctcccGCTATCACGCCTCCGATTCGGATGCTTCCAAGTATTCATCCTCCGTATACGTGCCCCAGTCTAGTTCTGACATCGCCGCGGCTGTGAAGGTGGCGGCGTCTGCGCAGGCGTCGTGGGGTGATAAGTTGGGATCTGCGTCTGTTGTGGATCCGTCGAGTGTCAAGAGACTTTCGGAAA CTCTCTACCACCAGACTTTATTGGGAACTCATAATTCTATTGGGCAAAGCGAGGCTTTATATTCTGCAAATTCATTAATCAAACGACCTAGGCTTGAAACTGGAAGCATTCTGCCTATATATCCTCAACGACCAGGAGAAAAGGATTGTGCTTACTATATGTTGACAAGAACCTGTAAATTTGGAGATACTTGCAAGTTTGATCATCCACTTTGGGTTCCTGAGGGTGGAATTCCAGACTGGAAGGAG ATTCCGGTTTGTCATACGAATGAGCCTCTTCCTGAGAGACCAGGAGAAGCAGATTGCCCA TACTACCTGAAGACTCAGAGGTGCAAGTATGGATTTTCG TGTAAGTTTAATCATCCGAAAGACAAAGCgaatgcatcttcagttgagtaATG TGACAATTCTGTTTTACCTGAGAGGCCCTCTGAGGCAATTTGTGCG TTCTATGCCAAGACTGGAACATGTAACTTTGGTGCTACGTGCAAATTCCATCATCCAAAAGATATTCAAATTCCTTTGACTGGACATGTTAATGGTCACACAGGATATGGTGAACTTGCCTTGATGTATAATCGAGCAAGTGTTCCTGCTCTGATGCATAACACAAAGGGTCTCCCGATACGGCCG GGTGAATCTGATTGTCCATTCTACATTAAGACTGGAAG CTGCAAATATGGTGCTGCATGCCGCTTCAATCACCCCGAAAGAAACT TTGCTTTTGGATCTGCAATGTTTCCTTCTGCTGCAACTAGTCTACCGTTTGGAATCTTAAATTCGGCTGCCAATATTATGCAAACCATCGATCCACGCCTGACCCAAGCAACG CTTTCAATGGCTATATACCCCCAAAGGCCTGGGCAGATAGAATGTGAT TTCTATATGAAAACAGGGCATTGCAAGTTTGGAGATAGATGCAAGTATGACCACCCACTCGATCGGTCAGGATCAATATCCGCAGCGAACCAGGCAGGTCAGCTAAATGTTAAGCTTACCCTTGCTGGGCTTCCAAGAAGAGAG GGTTCAACTGTCTGTGCCTATTACATGAAGACCGGGACATGCAAATTTGGCCCAACATGCAAGTATGATCATCCACCACCTGGAGAAGCAGTTGCCAAGGCAACTGTTCACGGAAACCAACAAGAGGAGATGGAAAATACGGGTGAGGAGAAGACAGCTGTGGTTTAA
- the LOC120261830 gene encoding LOW QUALITY PROTEIN: uncharacterized protein LOC120261830 (The sequence of the model RefSeq protein was modified relative to this genomic sequence to represent the inferred CDS: deleted 1 base in 1 codon), whose translation MEDVLTETPPPSRFFDEDLDNFAAPSPLLPHPFLLLSPDANPSPDLLLIAISPPSLALVHRIPGKTLIGTLILPETPLSGTAIVPSARDRAIHVYAVGNGKTVLVAVQYPIPTERAKAVARAVVRGLQAGRVVVLDSIEEGNYRGRLTGDEAVAVKLETVEQRREGGVVEMEWMPEGSVVDGLGAALIGECQMKRVKGTLCVTWPYQGRPSAVPIVGMVMKGLGVDVDVSGVEAELGDGFDSDLYT comes from the exons atggAGGACGTGCTCACCGAGACGCCGCCGCCATCGCGATTCTTCGACGAAGACCTCGATAACTTCGCGGCTCCATCCCCGCTTTTACCTCACCCCTTCCTTCTCCTCTCTCCCGATGCCAACCCCAGCCCTGATCTCCTACTCATTGCCATCTCCCCTCCATCCCTTGCGCTTGTCCACCGCATCCCCGGTAAAACCCTAATCGGAACCCTAATCCTCCCTGAAACCCCACTCTCCGGCACTGCGATCGTTCCTTCCGCCCGTGACCGCGCGATCCATGTTTACGCTGTCGGAAACGGCAAGACGGTCCTCGTTGCGGTCCAGTACCCGATCCCGACTGAGAGGGCGAAGGCGGTGGCGAGGGCGGTGGTGCGGGGGTTGCAGGCGGGGAGAGTGGTGGTGCTGGACTCGATC GAAGAGGGGAACTATAGGGGGAGGTTGACTGGGGACGAGGCGGTGGCGGTGAAGCTAGAAACGGTGGAGCAGCGAAGGGAGGGGGGAGTGGTGGAGATGGAGTGGATGCCGGAGGGGAGCGTGGTGGATGGGCTTGGGGCGGCGCTGATAGGGGAGTGCCAGATGAAGAGGGTCAAGGGAACTCTGTGCGTGACGTGGCCGTATCAGGGCCGTCCATCGGCGGTGCCGATCGTGGGGATGGTGATGAAGGGGCTGGGCGTTGATGTGGATGTCAGTGGAGTTGAGGCTGAGCTCGGTGATGGGTTTGACTCTGATCTCTATACGTAG
- the LOC120261829 gene encoding LOW QUALITY PROTEIN: pentatricopeptide repeat-containing protein At3g46790, chloroplastic-like (The sequence of the model RefSeq protein was modified relative to this genomic sequence to represent the inferred CDS: deleted 2 bases in 1 codon), with translation MLLLNSFTTRTRPYYYHHYLLSSLRHCSSTYSRYTSILQSCISRKAIDPGKQLHARLLLSGLGFDAILATKLVNLYSVCNHLRDAYNLFDRIPQRNVFLWNVLIRGFAWEGPHEMALSLYYRMVEAGLQPDNFTFPFVLKACSALSALEVGREIHEHVVRSRWDSDVFVGAGLIDMYAKCGCVDDARQVFDRITERDVVLWNAMIAAYSQNGHPSDALSLCHDMAREGVAPTVATLVTVVSASADVAALPRGREIHGYSWRRGFEAQDKVKTALIDMYAKSGWLKIARTLFEQLAERRLVSWNAMIAGYAMHGHANEAFALFDRMKQEAVVVPDHITFVGVLSACSHGGLMDQGWKFFNSMQGDYSLKPLPQHYTCMIDLLGHSGRLDEAYKLIGEMTMTPDSGVWGSLLNACKIHRNVELGEVALEKLIELEPDNAGNYVILSNIYAQVGKWEGTAKVRKMMTERGLKKSIACSWIEVKNKVHAFVVGDLSHPRSEEVYDELERLEGLMKEAGYEAETMPVFHDVEDDEKRNMVRSHSERLAIAFGLISTPPGSRLLVTKNLRVCEDCHVVIKLISKIVGREIVVRDVNRYHHFKNGLCSCGDYW, from the exons ATGCTTCTTCTCAACTCCTTCACAACAAGAACCAGaccttattattatcatcactACTTGCTTTCTTCTCTTCGCCATTGCTCTTCAACCTACTCTCGCTACACCTCCATTCTCCAGTCCTGCATCTCTCGCAAGGCCATCGATCCCGGCAAGCAACTCCACGCGCGTCTTCTCCTCTCTGGCCTTGGCTTTGACGCAATCCTCGCCACCAAGCTCGTCAACCTTTACTCCGTTTGTAACCATCTCCGTGATGCCTACAACCTGTTTGATAGAATTCCCCAGAGAAATGTGTTTCTTTGGAATGTCCTCATTCGTGGTTTCGCGTGGGAAGGGCCTCATGAAATGGCGCTCTCGTTGTACTACCGGATGGTTGAGGCCGGCCTCCAGCCGGACAATTTCACGTTCCCGTTTGTCCTTAAGGCATGCTCGGCGTTGTCTGCGCTGGAAGTTGGTCGGGAGATTCATGAGCATGTGGTGCGCTCGCGGTGGGACTCGGATGTGTTCGTTGGCGCTGGGCTGATCGATATGTATGCTAAGTGTGGGTGTGTTGATGATGCACGACAAGTGTTTGATAGAATTACCGAAAGAGATGTTGTGCTATGGAATGCTATGATTGCTGCTTACTCTCAGAATGGACACCCTTCTGATGCACTCTCTTTGTGCCATGACATGGCTAGAGAAGGTGTCGCGCCTACAGTCGCGACGTTGGTCACCGTTGTCTCAGCATCGGCCGATGTAGCAGCGTTGCCGAGAGGCAGAGAAATTCATGGTTACAGTTGGCGGAGAGGCTTCGAAGCACAAGACAAAGTGAAGACTGCACTCATAGACATGTATGCGAAGAGTGGATGGCTTAAGATTGCAAGGACACTTTTTGAACAGCTTGCGGAGAGAAGGCTCGTCTCATGGAACGCGATGATCGCCGGGTATGCAATGCACGGGCATGCTAATGAGGCGTTTGCTTTGTTTGACAGAATGAAACAAGAGGCTGTAGTCGTGCCGGACCATATCACATTTGTTGGAGTTTTATCAGCTTGCAGTCATGGTGGTCTCATGGATCAAGGATGGAAGTTCTTCAACTCAATGCAGGGTGATTACTCTTTGAAGCCATTGCCACAACATTATACTTGCATGATTGATCTCCTTGGCCACTCTGGTAGGCTAGATGAAGCCTACAAACTTATCGGGGAGATGACGATGACACCGGATTCTGGTGTGTGGGGTTCTCTGCTCAATGCTTGCAAGATTCACAGGAATGTGGAATTAGGAGAAGTAGCACTGGAGAAGCTGATTGAATTGGAGCCTGACAATGCTGGGAACTATGTGATCCTGTCAAACATCTATGCACAAGTTGGTAAATGGGAAGGCACTGCTAAAGTGAGGAAAATGATGACTGAGAGAGGATTGAAGAAGAGCATTGCATGCAGTTGGATTGAAGTGAAGAACAAAGTGCATGCATTCGTCGTCGGGGATTTATCTCATCCAAGATCTGAAGAGGTTTATGATGAGCTGGAGAGACTGGAAGGGCTGATGAAA GAGGCTGGTTACGAGGCGGAGACGATGcctgtttttcatgatgtggaGGACGATGAGAAGAGGAACATGGTGCGGAGCCATAGCGAGCGGTTGGCAATCGCCTTCGGGCTCATTAGCACACCGCCGGGGAGTAGGTTGTTGGTGACCAAGAACCTGAGAGTGTGTGAAGATTGTCATGTGGTTATCAAGCTCATTTCAAAGATTGTTGGGCGGGAGATTGTTGTCAGGGATGTCAATAGGTATCATCACTTCAAGAATGGACTATGTTCATGTGGAGATTACTGGTGA